TCGTCGTCGGCAACGATGAAGCCGGTGTCGAGTACAAGCAGGCACTCCTTGCCCTGCTGGAAGCGGACCCGCGCGTGGCTTCCGTGACGGACGTCGGCGTTGACTTCAACGACTCCACGGCCTACCCGCACGTCGCCGTCGATGCCGCCCGCAAGGTGGCTGAGGGCGAAGCTGACCGGGCCTTGTTGATCTGCGGCACGGGATTGGGTGTTGCGATTGCCGCCAACAAGGTCCCCGGAGTCCGCGCGGTTACCGCCCACGACAGCTACTCCGTGGAACGGTCCGTCCTGAGCAACAATGCCCAGGTCCTGACGCTGGGCCAGCGGGTGATTGGCTTGGAACTGGCCAAAAAGCTCGTAGGGGAGTGGCTCGACCACCGCTTCGATCAAAACTCATCCTCCGCCGCCAAGGTGGACGCCATCTGCTCGTACGAGCCCGACTACACGAAGGCAGTCTGACCATGACAATTTCCGAAACAACCGAAGGAAACCCGAGCAACGCAGCCCGGAAGATCGCCGTCGTCGGGTCCGGATACATGGGCGGCGGCATCGCCCAGGTGCTGGCGCTCGGTGGCGCGCGTGTTGCGCTTGCCGATGTTTCTGCCGAGGTAGCGCAGAAGAACTTCGACCGCCTGCTGGTGGAGTCGGACCAGTTCATCGCGGATGGGCTTTTCCCTGAAGGTGCCACCGAGATCCTGAAGCAGAACCTATGGGCAGCCAAGGACATCGAAGAAGCCGT
This genomic interval from Paenarthrobacter aurescens TC1 contains the following:
- the rpiB gene encoding ribose 5-phosphate isomerase (identified by match to protein family HMM PF02502; match to protein family HMM TIGR00689; match to protein family HMM TIGR02133), with translation MSNNHGWRIVVGNDEAGVEYKQALLALLEADPRVASVTDVGVDFNDSTAYPHVAVDAARKVAEGEADRALLICGTGLGVAIAANKVPGVRAVTAHDSYSVERSVLSNNAQVLTLGQRVIGLELAKKLVGEWLDHRFDQNSSSAAKVDAICSYEPDYTKAV